CAGCGGGTCGGGCGCGGTGAAGCGTCCGGTGCGCGGGTCGTAGTCGCGAAAGCCGAAGCGCACGAGGCCGGTGTGCCGGTCCGTCAGCCCCCCGGCAAAGCCCAGCGGCAGGAAGAAGTGCGGGCAGGTGTCCAGCAGCGGGATGCCGAAGCTGTCGTATTCCATGCGCTTCACCACACGGCCATCGGGGTCCAGCAGCGCCTTTGGCGTGCCCGCCTGGTCGCACCCGATGCGGAAGGTGACGGAACGCTGCGGCACGGCGGGTTCCCCGGCCTTGCGGAAGATGGACGGGTCCAGCAGGTTGCCGTCCAGGCTGTCCAGCGCGGGGCCGCGCACGGTGACCGCCTCGGGCACGCGGTCCCCGCCGTAATGAAAGGTGTAGTCCGAGCCGGTGCGGTGGTCGCGGAAGCGGGCCAGGCGCAGCGGGTCGAGCCATTGGTATTCCTCGCTGGGCGCGTGGTTGCGCAACA
This genomic window from Nitratidesulfovibrio sp. SRB-5 contains:
- a CDS encoding RHS repeat domain-containing protein encodes the protein MPFMVLRNHAPSEEYQWLDPLRLARFRDHRTGSDYTFHYGGDRVPEAVTVRGPALDSLDGNLLDPSIFRKAGEPAVPQRSVTFRIGCDQAGTPKALLDPDGRVVKRMEYDSFGIPLLDTCPHFFLPLGFAGGLTDRHTGLVRFGFRDYDPRTGRFTAPDPLGDTGGDHDPYDYCVDDPVSAFDPLGLEGTTIVPSVAPFWAPYGSKEKRRVQEILRDKGQELRKGMKSIQVLDEATSPISWGFAMPELVDASLQKAKRIWREIDHPRDKNSGEFINK